TGCGTGAAGCGGAGATCGTGCTGGCTCAGGGCGGAACGGTTGCAGATGCTTGTCGGCGGATCGGCGTCAGCGAACAGAGCTACTACCGTTGGCGCAAGGAATATGGCGGCCTGAAGATGGATCAGGCGCGTCGCATGAAAGAGCTGGAGAAGGAGAACGCCCGGTTGCGGCGGGCGGTGTCGGACCTGACGCTCGACAAGCTGATCTTGCAGGAGGCTTCCAGGGGAAACTTCTGAGCCCCGCGCGCCGACGACGCTGTATTGATCATATCCGGGCAATAATGCCGGTGTCCGAGCGACGGGTCTGCCGTGTGCTTGGTCAACATCGATCTACACAGCGCAAGACGCCGCGTGGGGCGGATGACGAAGCCGCACTGACCGAGGACATCATCGCCTTGGCTCGGCAATATGGTCGCTATGGCTATCGCCGGGTGACGGCCTTACTGCGCGATGCGGGATGGCATGTGAACCGCAAGCGGGTCGAGCGCATCTGGCGCCGTGAAGGGCTCAAGGTACCGCAGAAGCAACCAAAGCGTGGCAGGCTGTGGCTCAACGACGGATCATGTATCCGACTGCGGCCTGAGTATCCCGGCCATGTCTGGTCGTATGATTTTGTCGAAGGACGCACGCACGATGGCCGCAAGTTCCGCATCCTGTCGATCATCGATGAGGCCAGCCGCGAGTGCCTCGCTTTACCCGTCGCACGACGACTGCGAAGCGAAGATGTACTGGCAGCATTGGCCGAACTCTTTGTCACCCGTGGTCCACCAGCGCACATCCGGTCTGACAACGGCCCGGAGTTTATCGCTAATGCTGTGCAACAGTGGTTGGCCAGGATCGGTGTGAAGACGCTCTACATCACACCCGGCAGCCCGTGGGAGAACGGTTATTGCGAGAGCTTCAATGGCTCGATGCGTGATGAGCTTCTGAATGGAGAGATCTTCTATACCCTGGCGGAAGCAGAAATCCTGATCGAAGCCTGGCGGCGGCACTACAACACCGTTCGGCCTCACAGCTCGCTTGGTTATCGGCCTCCAGTCCCGGAAACGGCCGTATCACCATGGCCGCCCTCCGGTTCCGCTTCGCTCCACCTGCGGCCAGCCATGGCGCCGGAGCTAGTTTTACACTAACAAATAACACGGACCACTCGGTGGGGGCCGGTCAGGTTGTAGAAGCCAAGCAGTGAGAGGTTGTCAAAGCGAAAGCCCATGATTGGATACCATTGAAATGAAGTCGCTTGAAACGGTCATGATGCCTAGCAATCTGCTGGTGCCAATGTTGAACGACCTGATGACAAAGGACGGATTGACCGGTCGCCCTGAGGTGTCCCGGAATGACATTGCGCGTTTGCACGCTGTTTCCCGCGGGGAGGTAATTGCTCTCGAACGTGCAGAATTTGTTCGTTATTATAGCGTTTGCACTCGTTCGCTCGAGCAGAGCGAATGTCATCACATTTCAAGCAGCGCCAATCGCCAGAAAGCATTGGAAGCCTTCCTGTCCTATATCGTTACTGCAGAAACGCTGGAAGACGCATGCCAGCTGGCAAAGGATTTCAACGATCTTCTGCAGGAACGTGGCTATTCGATTGCTACCGGCACTTCCGGCAAGAAAGCGTTCTTCTGTCTCGACCTCCAGCCTATGGTCGCGCATGCGACGCCCTCGCTGATTTCCGCCACCTTATTGTTTTATTATAACATTCTTTCCTGGCTGACAGCATCCCCGTTGGATCTTGTGGCCGTAGATCTGGCCTGCCCGCAACCGTCCGGAGGCGACCCGTCTTTGACCACATTGGGTGTAACGGTGCATTATCATGAACCGGTTACCCGTCTGGTTTTCGATGCCTCCAATCTCGCGCGCAAGGTGCAGCGCTCTCACCGCGATCTGGCGGGTAACATCGACCTTATCGCATATGATCCGCTCGTATTTGCACGCGGTCTTACGCCAATGTCAGCGCGCGTTCGCTCATGGCTGTCCGAATGCGGGCTTAAAGAAACGTTATTGCCGGATAGCGCCGGGGCTGCCCGTCATTTCGACATCAGCCTGTCCACGCTGTCACGCCGTTTGCGTCAGGAACATACATCATTTCTTGCCGTCAAAGCCGAATGTCAGCAGGAACTGGCCCGGGTAATGCTGCGTGAAGGGACATTGGGCATGGTTGAAATTGCCCGCCGTCTAGGATTTGCAGATGTCCGCAGTTTCCGCAGAGCCTTTATCAAATGGACCGGTATCCTGCCGTCAGAGTTTCGCGAAAACTCCCTTCGAGCAAAGAAAAAGGAATAGGGTGGGGCGTTTGACCCAAAATGTCCCCATATCGGGCAAATAGCACTCTCGCTCAGTCGTAACCGGCCCTGCATGATACGCCTGTGTGATGCACCTTGATCCGACATCATGCGCGTACTGGATCCTGCACGAGATCGGTACGGACCGAATTCGAGAGGACCATGACGCAGAATGGGAAAGACAGTCTATTCTAAGGATAAATTGCTTGCGTTGTCGATGCAGCGTTTTGCAGCGGTGAGCAGTGGTGATCTGGATGCCACGATGGCGGTTCTGGTTGATGAACCAGTGTTCGAATTGCATCCGGCAGGGTTGCAATTATCCGGCCACGCCGATGTCCTACAGTATTACAAGCAATTCCTCGCAAGCGCCGGACACGCGATCAGCGGCGATATTATCGATACATTCGTATCCGACAGCGCTGTCTGCCTCGAACTGCGCATGACGCACGGTGCAGACGATGACGCGCCCGAGTATTTCCGCATGATTGCAGTTCAGCCGGTGGAAAACGGCCGCTTCACCGGTGAGCGTCTCTACGGCGACGAACGGCTTTTTCGTCTGATGTTCCCAAATCCTGTATGGTCGCTGTTCCAACCGTTAGAGATTTGAGATGACGGATCTGGGACCAGGCGATACCGTTCTTTGTACGGCGACCATGGGGTTTGGGCCGCTGCGCGCGTTCGTCGAAGCAGCCAGTTCTGCTGGGTTCAGCGCCATCTCGCTGTCGGGCGGTGACTACAAAGCTGCCCGTTCCGCCGGGATGTCGGATCCCGATATCCGGACGTTGCTTGCCGACAACGCAATCCGCGTGGCAGAATTGGATGGGGTTGTCGATTGGCTGCGTCCGCTACCCCGGGAACAGGGGGCAGGATACGGTCTGGACAATCCCTTCTTCGGTCATTCGCAAAGCGAATTTTTTGATATGGCGGGGGCACTGGGCGCGCGTTCGATTACGGCGGTCGACCCGTTCATGGGCACTGTTCCACGGGATGAAATGGCCGAAGCCTTCGCCCGGTTATGCGACCGTGCTGCGGATTTCTGCCTGCTGGTTCATCTGGAATTTCTGTCTTGGGGGCCCGTGCCGGACCCGGTGACAGCGTCTGACGTCGTGCGTCTGGCGAACAGACCCAATGGCGGATTGGTGCTCGACACACTTCATCTCATGCGCAGCGGAGGGCTCGAAAGCCTGAGCCAGATTGCACCAGAGAAGATTTTCGCCACCCAGTTTTGCGATGGGCGAGCCACCCGCAGCAGCGATCCCTTCACGGACGCGGCCAATCGCCTGTGGCCGGGAGAAGGCGATTTCGATCTTGCGGCTATTCTGCGGCAAATCCGGCGAGGCGGCTGCTGGGCTCCTCTCGGCATAGAAGTCATGAACGATGAAACCCGTTCGATGACACCCGCAGCGATCGCCGCACGGGCTTTTTCAGCACTTCAAACGATCGGGCAGTAGCACCATCGCTCCCGCCACCCGGCAATGACCTTCAGGAGATACAACAATGAAAGCGAGTTTTCTCGAATTGCTTGGCGTGGCCAACAGGCATGCGCAAACAGAAAGCGCCAAGGATCTCGATGCCATCATGGCGACCATGGAAGGTGAGCCCACCTACGCTTATTATCCCGTCGGCAAGATGTTCTCGGGAATGGAAAACACTCGCCGTCTCTATCGCCATTTTATTGACGATGTTCAGCCCCGTATGGCGGGCTGGAAGTTGATCAGTGAATCCGTTGGTGCGCAAGGCGTGGTACAGGAATACGATATCGCCATCCGGCTGATCGGCGACACTGAACCCTCCTGGCACCGCATTATGGCCATTCTTGTGTTTGGCGAACAGGGGCTCGCAGGCGAACGCATGTATTCCGACGAAGCACTCTTTCGAACGCTAACCGGCCCCTT
This genomic window from Caenibius tardaugens NBRC 16725 contains:
- a CDS encoding IS3 family transposase (programmed frameshift), producing the protein MSRKHKPEEVIGKLREAEIVLAQGGTVADACRRIGVSEQSYYRWRKEYGGLKMDQARRMKELEKENARLRRAVSDLTLDKLILQEASRGKLLSPARRRRCIDHIRAIMPVSERRVCRVLGQHRSTQRKTPRGADDEAALTEDIIALARQYGRYGYRRVTALLRDAGWHVNRKRVERIWRREGLKVPQKQPKRGRLWLNDGSCIRLRPEYPGHVWSYDFVEGRTHDGRKFRILSIIDEASRECLALPVARRLRSEDVLAALAELFVTRGPPAHIRSDNGPEFIANAVQQWLARIGVKTLYITPGSPWENGYCESFNGSMRDELLNGEIFYTLAEAEILIEAWRRHYNTVRPHSSLGYRPPVPETAVSPWPPSGSASLHLRPAMAPELVLH
- a CDS encoding AraC family transcriptional regulator; this translates as MKSLETVMMPSNLLVPMLNDLMTKDGLTGRPEVSRNDIARLHAVSRGEVIALERAEFVRYYSVCTRSLEQSECHHISSSANRQKALEAFLSYIVTAETLEDACQLAKDFNDLLQERGYSIATGTSGKKAFFCLDLQPMVAHATPSLISATLLFYYNILSWLTASPLDLVAVDLACPQPSGGDPSLTTLGVTVHYHEPVTRLVFDASNLARKVQRSHRDLAGNIDLIAYDPLVFARGLTPMSARVRSWLSECGLKETLLPDSAGAARHFDISLSTLSRRLRQEHTSFLAVKAECQQELARVMLREGTLGMVEIARRLGFADVRSFRRAFIKWTGILPSEFRENSLRAKKKE
- a CDS encoding nuclear transport factor 2 family protein, which gives rise to MGKTVYSKDKLLALSMQRFAAVSSGDLDATMAVLVDEPVFELHPAGLQLSGHADVLQYYKQFLASAGHAISGDIIDTFVSDSAVCLELRMTHGADDDAPEYFRMIAVQPVENGRFTGERLYGDERLFRLMFPNPVWSLFQPLEI
- a CDS encoding sugar phosphate isomerase/epimerase family protein; the encoded protein is MTDLGPGDTVLCTATMGFGPLRAFVEAASSAGFSAISLSGGDYKAARSAGMSDPDIRTLLADNAIRVAELDGVVDWLRPLPREQGAGYGLDNPFFGHSQSEFFDMAGALGARSITAVDPFMGTVPRDEMAEAFARLCDRAADFCLLVHLEFLSWGPVPDPVTASDVVRLANRPNGGLVLDTLHLMRSGGLESLSQIAPEKIFATQFCDGRATRSSDPFTDAANRLWPGEGDFDLAAILRQIRRGGCWAPLGIEVMNDETRSMTPAAIAARAFSALQTIGQ